In one Musa acuminata AAA Group cultivar baxijiao chromosome BXJ2-5, Cavendish_Baxijiao_AAA, whole genome shotgun sequence genomic region, the following are encoded:
- the LOC135611959 gene encoding glutamate receptor 3.7-like — protein sequence MGCGGVLWFLLLLATGFGVFAGAERPAVVKIGAVLTYDSVIGRVAKAAIEAAVADVNANASVLGGTRLNLVMRDANCSVFLGSAAALSVLEHDAIALIGPQSSAIAHMISSISGGLQIPLISFAATDPTLSSSQFPFFVRTTHCDSYQMAAMADLIEYFGWRQVIAIYVDDDYGRNGIYYLDDELAENMSKMYKIALPVKATRNKLIDLLQKSKTLGPRVYVVHATPDAGLNIFSVAEQLHMMTDGYVWLATDWLSTVLDTSQTAASNSISYLQGVVSFRQYIPRSNQKEAFVSRWGELQKEGLVSLNLSTYGFFAYDTVWATAHAINDFLNEYENITFSSNSNLQSIKGKMQLGMLKTFDGGHLLIKKLLLLNFTGLSGQIQFDGDKNLISRMYEIINVRGSVTNRVGYWSNHSGLSISLPENLLINRPKNLSFNQVLGRITWPGGKTETPRGWVVASNERPLRIAVPNRASYLEFVRVTNGGDMENVSGYCIDVFKEIMKLIPYEVPYKFVPIGNGQTNPNYDELVNMVVQHVVDAAIGDIAIVTSRSRNSDFTQPYICTGLVILAPIRSIKSSAWVFLRPFTVGMWCMTGAFFFVIGVVIWLLEHRVNSDFRGPPTRQCITMFLFSFSTPFQSQQEEILSTLGRFVMMVWLFLLMVITSSYTASLTSFLTVQQLSSPIKGIDSLIASNEPIGYQEGSFARSYLVDGLSVQPSRLVSLGSPEAYKEALERGPKNGGVAAIVDELPYVELFVAKTSGFGIIGQSFTRNGWGFAFPRDSPLAIDMSTAMLKLSENGELQRIHKKWFCNTSCIVQSGINSEPDQLHFNSFWGLFLVCGVATVASLILFFLRSIWQFIRFNRKHREPASTCELPNRGCTQVIFRFFDFIDKKEEAIKNAFKQRNTSLPESS from the exons ATGGGTTGTGGTGGCGTGCTCTGGTTCTTGCTCCTTCTCGCTACTGGATTCGGTGTTTTTGCGGGTGCTGAGCGGCCTGCTGTTGTGAAAATTGGAGCTGTGTTAACCTATGATTCCGTCATCGGTAGAGTTGCAAAGGCCGCGATCGAAGCTGCTGTCGCCGATGTCAATGCGAATGCGTCGGTTCTCGGGGGGACGCGGTTGAATCTCGTTATGCGAGATGCAAATTGTAGCGTTTTTCTTGGATCTGCTGCAG CCTTGAGTGTTCTGGAGCATGATGCAATTGCCCTAATTGGACCGCAATCCTCTGCAATAGCTCACATGATTTCATCTATTTCTGGTGGACTTCAAATACCACTCATATCTTTTGCAGCTACAGATCCGACTCTTTCTTCTTCTCAATTTCCCTTCTTTGTTCGCACGACACACTGTGATTCCTATCAGATGGCAGCGATGGCAGATCTAATAGAATATTTTGGATGGAGACAAGTCATTGCAATTTATGTAGATGATGATTACGGAAGGAACGGGATATACTATCTTGATGACGAACTTGCAGAGAACATGTCAAAGATGTATAAGATTGCGTTGCCAGTCAAAGCTACTCGGAATAAGCTTATAGATTTGCTGCAGAAGTCGAAGACATTAGGTCCACGAGTCTATGTGGTGCATGCTACCCCAGACGCTGGTCTTAATATATTTTCTGTTGCTGAGCAGCTTCATATGATGACTGATGGATACGTTTGGCTGGCTACAGATTGGCTTTCTACTGTTCTTGATACATCTCAAACAGCCGCTTCTAATTCTATAAGTTATTTGCAAGGAGTAGTGAGTTTTCGTCAATACATTCCTCGCTCAAACCAAAAAGAAGCTTTTGTGTCTAGATGGGGTGAATTACAAAAAGAGGGGTTGGTGAGCTTAAACTTGAGTACATATGGCTTCTTTGCATATGATACAGTTTGGGCCACTGCCCATGCTATCAATGACTTCCTTAACGAGTATGAGAACATCACTTTTTCGTCTAACAGTAACCTACAGAGTATAAAGGGAAAGATGCAGCTGGGAATGCTTAAAACTTTTGATGGAGGGCACCTACTAATTAAAAAATTGTTACTCTTGAATTTTACTGGTTTATCTGGTCAAATTCAGTTTGATGGTGATAAAAACCTCATTAGCCGCATGTATGAAATTATTAATGTTCGTGGTTCAGTGACTAATAGAGTTGGCTACTGGTCTAACCATTCAGGTCTCTCCATCTCTTTACCTGAAAATTTACTCATAAACAGACCAAAAAATTTGAGCTTCAACCAGGTTCTTGGGAGAATAACTTGGCCAGGTGGGAAGACCGAAACTCCACGTGGTTGGGTGGTGGCAAGTAATGAGAGGCCACTGAGAATAGCAGTTCCTAATAGAGCCAGTTATCTGGAGTTTGTAAGAGTAACAAACGGCGGAGATATGGAGAATGTTAGTGGATATTGCATTGATGTGTTCAAAGAGATAATGAAACTGATTCCTTATGAGGTGCCATATAAGTTTGTGCCTATTGGAAATGGTCAGACCAATCCAAATTATGATGAGCTTGTGAACATGGTTGTGCAACAT GTTGTTGATGCAGCCATTGGAGATATCGCAATAGTCACAAGTCGGAGTAGAAACTCAGATTTTACTCAGCCGTACATCTGTACTGGCCTTGTCATATTGGCTCCAATCAGAAGTATAAAGTCAAGTGCTTGGGTTTTTCTCAGGCCTTTTACTGTTGGAATGTGGTGCATGACTGGAGCATTCTTTTTTGTCATTGGGGTGGTTATTTGGCTACTTGAGCACAGGGTAAATAGTGATTTCCGGGGCCCACCAACGCGACAGTGCATAACTATGTTTCT GTTTAGTTTCTCAACACCTTTCCAGTCACAGC AAGAAGAAATTTTGAGCACACTTGGACGATTTGTTATGATGGTATGGCTATTTCTACTGATGGTGATAACGTCAAGCTACACTGCGAGTTTAACTTCATTTCTTACTGTCCAACAACTTTCGTCTCCAATAAAAGGAATTGACAGTTTAATTGCTAGTAATGAACCTATTGGTTACCAAGAAGGATCTTTTGCCCGAAGCTACCTTGTAGATGGACTTAGTGTACAACCATCAAGGCTTGTTTCACTTGGTTCTCCCGAAGCTTACAAAGAAGCACTAGAACGTGGGCCAAAAAATGGAGGTGTGGCAGCAATTGTAGATGAGCTTCCATATGTTGAGTTGTTTGTAGCAAAAACAAGTGGATTTGGCATCATAGGGCAGTCCTTCACGCGGAATGGATGGGGATTT GCATTTCCAAGAGATTCTCCCCTTGCGATAGATATGTCAACAGCTATGCTCAAGCTCTCTGAGAATGGGGAACTGCAGAGGATTCACAAAAAGTGGTTTTGCAACACAAGCTGCATCGTTCAGAGTGGCATAAACTCTGAGCCTGACCAGCTTCACTTCAACAGCTTTTGGGGGTTATTTCTGGTCTGTGGTGTTGCTACTGTTGCATCTCTTATCTTGTTTTTTCTAAGGTCAATCTGGCAGTTTATT